One Nonomuraea angiospora DNA segment encodes these proteins:
- a CDS encoding MFS transporter, with product MTSRLYPLAAGNFAVGTGMFVTAGLLPPISKDLGISSSAAGQLMTVFALAYALLSPVLAALTARLSRRTLLLVALGVFVLGNVLTALAPTYPLVMATRVVAAAGAAMFTPTASGVANALTEPERRGRALALVMGGMTVANAIGVPLGTWLGSVSGWRSTLWLVAGLGVVGFAWVATVVPDVRIPTSGRLRERLAPLGDRQVLAVLVTQLLMFAAAFTAYTYIGSLIDLPLPAVLWAWGIGGIVGNQLGGRFTDLYGPRRMVLLALGASTVFLALIPVANLALPVALVWAFLWGALGWLVAPAQQFRTVSVVPGNVPIGLGLLSSAQYVGLFLAGLAGGATLDWYGRTGVIVLATAFGLVALLFTLATYRPAALSPKEGVSVG from the coding sequence ATGACTTCGCGGCTCTACCCGCTTGCTGCCGGAAATTTCGCCGTCGGTACGGGCATGTTCGTGACCGCCGGGCTCTTACCGCCCATCTCGAAGGACCTGGGGATCTCGTCCTCCGCGGCGGGGCAGCTCATGACCGTCTTCGCGCTGGCGTACGCGCTGCTGTCGCCCGTCCTCGCCGCCCTGACCGCCCGCCTGTCGCGCAGGACGCTGCTGCTGGTGGCCCTTGGCGTGTTCGTGCTGGGCAACGTCCTGACCGCGCTGGCTCCGACGTACCCGCTGGTCATGGCCACCCGGGTGGTCGCGGCGGCGGGGGCGGCGATGTTCACGCCGACCGCGTCCGGCGTGGCGAACGCGCTGACCGAGCCCGAGCGGCGCGGTCGCGCGCTCGCGCTGGTGATGGGCGGGATGACGGTCGCGAACGCGATCGGCGTGCCCCTGGGCACCTGGCTGGGCTCGGTCTCGGGCTGGCGGTCCACGCTCTGGCTGGTGGCGGGGCTGGGCGTGGTCGGGTTCGCCTGGGTCGCGACGGTGGTGCCGGACGTCAGGATCCCGACGTCGGGGCGGCTGCGGGAGCGTCTCGCGCCGCTGGGCGACCGGCAGGTGCTGGCGGTGCTGGTGACGCAGCTGCTGATGTTCGCGGCGGCGTTCACCGCCTACACCTACATCGGGTCGCTGATCGACCTGCCGCTGCCCGCCGTGCTGTGGGCGTGGGGCATCGGCGGCATCGTGGGCAACCAGCTCGGCGGGCGCTTCACCGACCTGTACGGGCCGCGCAGGATGGTGCTGCTCGCCCTGGGTGCGAGTACCGTGTTCCTGGCCCTCATCCCCGTCGCGAACCTGGCCCTGCCCGTCGCCCTGGTGTGGGCGTTCCTGTGGGGCGCGCTCGGCTGGCTGGTGGCCCCCGCCCAGCAGTTCAGGACCGTCTCCGTGGTGCCCGGCAACGTGCCGATCGGCCTGGGGCTGCTGTCGTCCGCCCAGTACGTGGGGCTGTTCCTGGCCGGGCTGGCCGGCGGCGCGACGCTCGACTGGTACGGCAGGACGGGCGTGATCGTGCTGGCCACCGCGTTCGGGCTGGTGGCGCTGCTGTTCACGCTGGCCACCTACCGCCCGGCGGCGCTGTCCCCGAAGGAGGGCGTGTCCGTCGGGTAG
- a CDS encoding threonine synthase: MNGPSLALRQRSLGDPSAEFPLFPPLTRGCPRTSTDEIAYPLEITYDYARVDPRLFEQEPGTDLARWSPLLPPLEAPTLGEGGTPLVEFDGIYVKDESRNPTWSHKDRLNRVTVSAAVASGAPGVVVASSGNHGASAAAYAARAGLPAIVLTSADSPPAVQAFARAYGAKVVSVPAEARWPLLREVVDRLGYHPVSNQTVTHTGHPFGPEGYKTIAYELFLQLGGVPAAVFTPTGYAELLYGMWKGFVELRLLGLTEAVPRMFSCETAAGGPHARALATGAPAAIVELAASDAYGIAGQVGGHRGVVAVRDSGGEALLVTDEELRAAQRDLARQGLWQELSGAAGLAGHRKLRRDFDGPVVCVATSSGFKDVGVGVERFPVLENPTLDDLAPDA; the protein is encoded by the coding sequence GTGAACGGACCCTCCCTTGCCCTCCGCCAGCGCTCGCTGGGTGACCCCTCGGCCGAGTTCCCGCTGTTCCCGCCGCTGACGCGGGGTTGTCCCCGGACCAGCACGGACGAGATCGCCTATCCGCTGGAGATCACCTACGACTACGCGCGGGTGGACCCGCGCCTGTTCGAGCAGGAGCCGGGCACGGACCTCGCGCGCTGGTCGCCGCTGCTGCCGCCGCTGGAGGCGCCCACGCTGGGAGAGGGCGGGACGCCGCTGGTGGAGTTCGACGGGATCTACGTCAAGGACGAGTCCCGCAACCCGACCTGGTCGCACAAGGACCGCCTCAACCGGGTCACGGTCAGCGCCGCCGTCGCCTCGGGCGCGCCCGGCGTGGTCGTGGCCTCCTCCGGCAACCACGGGGCCTCGGCCGCCGCCTACGCCGCCCGGGCCGGGCTGCCCGCCATCGTGCTGACCTCGGCGGATTCGCCGCCCGCCGTGCAGGCGTTCGCGCGCGCGTACGGGGCCAAGGTCGTCTCCGTGCCCGCCGAGGCGCGCTGGCCGCTGCTGCGCGAGGTCGTCGACCGGCTCGGCTACCACCCGGTCAGCAACCAGACGGTGACCCACACCGGGCACCCGTTCGGGCCCGAGGGCTACAAGACGATCGCCTACGAGCTGTTCCTCCAGCTCGGAGGCGTGCCCGCGGCCGTCTTCACCCCCACCGGGTACGCCGAGCTGCTCTACGGGATGTGGAAGGGGTTCGTGGAGCTGCGGCTGCTGGGGTTGACCGAGGCCGTGCCGCGGATGTTCTCCTGCGAGACGGCGGCCGGCGGGCCCCACGCGCGGGCGCTGGCCACCGGCGCCCCCGCCGCGATCGTCGAGCTGGCGGCCAGCGACGCGTACGGCATCGCCGGGCAGGTCGGCGGGCACCGCGGGGTGGTGGCCGTGCGTGACAGCGGCGGCGAGGCGCTGCTCGTGACCGACGAGGAGCTGCGGGCGGCGCAGCGGGACCTGGCCCGGCAGGGGCTGTGGCAGGAGCTGTCGGGCGCGGCGGGGCTCGCGGGACACCGGAAGCTGCGGCGGGACTTCGACGGGCCCGTCGTGTGCGTGGCCACGTCGAGCGGGTTCAAGGACGTGGGCGTGGGGGTCGAGCGCTTCCCCGTCCTGGAGAACCCGACCCTGGACGATCTCGCCCCGGACGCGTAG
- a CDS encoding ArsR/SmtB family transcription factor, producing the protein MRLLPHPATEDIELTEVLRALSDPVRLEIVVRLALSGVMNCGEAGDHLGVHKSTASHHYRTLREAGVVMTKQEGRLKFMSLRRDDLESRFPGLLDSVLSAAGIPSTVLGPAADVPAPR; encoded by the coding sequence ATGCGCCTGCTACCTCACCCGGCTACGGAGGACATCGAGCTCACCGAGGTCCTGCGGGCGCTGTCCGACCCCGTCCGCCTGGAGATCGTCGTCCGGCTCGCCCTGAGCGGCGTGATGAACTGCGGCGAGGCGGGCGACCACCTGGGCGTGCACAAGTCGACGGCCTCGCACCACTACCGGACGCTGCGCGAGGCGGGCGTGGTGATGACCAAGCAGGAGGGACGGCTGAAGTTCATGAGCCTGCGCCGCGACGACCTCGAGTCCCGCTTCCCCGGCCTGCTCGACTCCGTCCTGTCCGCCGCCGGGATCCCGAGCACCGTTCTCGGCCCGGCCGCCGACGTCCCCGCCCCGCGTTGA
- the hrpB gene encoding ATP-dependent helicase HrpB: MRHDSLPIRHVLPGLLAALDRHGSAVLTAPPGTGKTTVVPLALAEAGMRVLVAEPRRLAVRAAARRMGVSYTIRGERHTGANPMVEVVTTGVLLQRLQRDQELAGVDAVVLDECHERHLDADASLAFLLDVRDTLRPDLRLLATSATADAEPWSRLIGGPIVAATGAAYPVETVWAPPARPVAPPHGLRVDPALLAHVASVVRRALAERAGDVLCFLPGVAEIARVAGMLDGVTVLQVHGQAPAHVQDAVLAPGPARRVVLATSVAESSLTVPGVRVVVDSGLAREPRTDHARGLGSLTTVRVSKASAGQRAGRAGREAEGTVYRCWSAADHDRLADHARPEIALADLTGFALQAACWGAPDASGLALLDPPPPAAMSAATRTLEALGALDPASRVTERGRRMALAGVHPRLARALLDLGPGAAEVVALLSEQLPRDAGDDLVEVWRAARRGGTGFAARWRQETRRLQRSAGSGRPDLPGDTLAGTAVALAFPERVARRRGGGYLMASGTQAQLPEGSRLHTAEWLAIAVADRQAGSASARIRQAVEIDEETARLAHPTTTQDEIAWHVPPGERRGDVLARRVERLGAIELSAAPLKDADVREAVLHGLRTEPDVLTWTKQAKELRDRLAFCHRAIGAPWPATDALIDLADQWLEPELSRARRRADLERIDVAAALKRLIPWSERLERAAPERIEVPSGSHIRVDYSGDRPVLAVKLQELFGWQETPEISGVPVLVHLLSPAGRPVAVTADLASFWREGYRSVRAELRGRYPRHPWPEDPLTAPPTRRAKERRS, encoded by the coding sequence ATGCGCCACGACTCGCTGCCCATCCGGCACGTCCTGCCCGGCCTGCTCGCCGCGCTCGACCGGCACGGCAGCGCGGTGCTCACGGCCCCGCCCGGCACGGGCAAGACGACGGTCGTGCCCCTGGCCCTGGCCGAGGCGGGCATGCGGGTGCTGGTCGCCGAGCCGCGGCGGCTGGCCGTGCGCGCGGCGGCCAGGCGGATGGGCGTGAGCTACACGATCAGGGGCGAGCGCCACACGGGCGCCAACCCGATGGTCGAGGTCGTCACCACCGGCGTCCTGCTCCAGCGCCTCCAGCGCGACCAGGAGCTGGCCGGGGTAGACGCGGTCGTGCTCGACGAGTGCCACGAGCGGCACCTGGACGCGGACGCCTCCCTGGCGTTCCTCCTGGACGTACGCGACACGCTCCGGCCCGACCTGCGCCTGCTGGCCACCTCGGCGACCGCCGACGCCGAGCCGTGGTCCCGGCTGATCGGCGGCCCGATCGTCGCGGCCACCGGCGCCGCGTACCCCGTCGAAACGGTGTGGGCCCCGCCTGCCCGCCCGGTCGCCCCGCCGCACGGCCTGCGCGTCGACCCGGCGCTGCTGGCCCACGTGGCCTCGGTGGTCCGCAGGGCGCTGGCGGAGCGGGCGGGCGACGTGCTGTGCTTCCTGCCCGGCGTGGCCGAGATCGCCAGGGTCGCCGGGATGCTCGACGGCGTGACGGTGCTCCAGGTGCACGGGCAGGCCCCGGCCCACGTCCAGGACGCCGTGCTCGCGCCGGGCCCGGCCCGCAGGGTGGTGCTGGCCACGTCGGTCGCCGAGTCGAGCCTGACCGTGCCCGGCGTCCGGGTGGTGGTCGACTCCGGCCTGGCCCGCGAGCCCCGTACCGACCACGCCCGCGGCCTGGGCTCCCTCACCACGGTCAGGGTCTCGAAGGCGTCGGCCGGCCAGCGCGCGGGCCGGGCCGGGCGGGAGGCGGAGGGCACGGTCTACCGCTGCTGGTCGGCGGCCGACCACGACCGGCTCGCCGACCACGCGCGGCCGGAGATCGCGCTCGCGGACCTGACGGGGTTCGCGTTGCAGGCGGCCTGCTGGGGCGCGCCCGACGCGTCGGGCCTGGCCCTGCTGGACCCGCCGCCGCCCGCCGCGATGTCCGCCGCCACCCGCACCCTGGAGGCGCTGGGCGCGCTGGACCCGGCCTCGCGGGTGACCGAGCGCGGGCGCCGGATGGCGCTCGCGGGCGTCCACCCCCGCCTGGCCAGGGCCCTGCTCGACCTCGGCCCTGGCGCGGCCGAGGTGGTGGCCCTGCTGTCGGAGCAGTTGCCGCGCGACGCGGGCGACGACCTGGTGGAGGTCTGGCGCGCGGCCCGCCGGGGCGGCACCGGCTTCGCCGCCCGCTGGCGCCAGGAGACCAGGCGCCTCCAGCGGAGCGCCGGCTCGGGCCGCCCGGACCTGCCCGGCGACACCCTGGCCGGGACGGCGGTGGCGCTGGCGTTCCCCGAGCGGGTGGCGCGCAGGCGGGGCGGCGGCTACCTCATGGCCTCCGGCACGCAGGCCCAGCTCCCGGAGGGGTCCAGGCTGCACACCGCCGAGTGGCTGGCCATCGCGGTCGCCGACCGGCAGGCGGGCTCGGCGTCGGCCCGCATCAGGCAGGCCGTGGAGATCGACGAGGAGACCGCCAGGCTGGCGCACCCCACCACCACGCAGGACGAGATCGCGTGGCACGTCCCTCCGGGCGAGCGGCGCGGCGACGTGCTCGCCCGCCGGGTCGAGCGCCTGGGCGCGATCGAGCTGTCCGCCGCCCCGCTCAAGGATGCCGACGTCCGCGAGGCCGTCCTGCACGGCCTGCGCACCGAGCCCGACGTCCTGACCTGGACGAAGCAGGCCAAGGAGCTGCGGGACCGCCTGGCCTTCTGCCACCGCGCCATCGGCGCCCCCTGGCCCGCGACGGACGCGCTCATCGACCTGGCCGACCAGTGGCTGGAGCCCGAGCTGTCCAGGGCCCGCCGCCGGGCCGACCTGGAGCGCATAGACGTGGCCGCCGCGCTGAAGCGCCTGATCCCCTGGAGCGAGCGGCTGGAGCGGGCGGCCCCCGAACGCATCGAGGTCCCCAGCGGCTCCCACATCCGCGTCGACTACTCCGGCGACCGGCCGGTGCTGGCGGTGAAGCTGCAGGAGCTGTTCGGCTGGCAGGAGACGCCCGAGATCTCCGGCGTGCCCGTGCTGGTGCACCTGCTCTCCCCGGCGGGCCGGCCGGTGGCCGTCACCGCGGACCTGGCGTCGTTCTGGCGCGAGGGCTACCGTTCGGTACGTGCGGAGCTGCGCGGCCGCTACCCCAGGCACCCCTGGCCGGAGGACCCGCTGACCGCGCCTCCCACCCGCCGCGCCAAGGAGAGGCGATCCTGA